AAAtgaacattgtttttttttttttttttgaaaactgagTCTTTTTAAAAGAATTGAAACTCAAACTAATATGCTTTGTAGTTAGTTTTGTTAGTTCAACTGAAACATTAACAaagcaaaatatataaattatagaataaaataattttagaagaaaaataaaaaaaatatattttaggtttTAACTTGGAAAATTATGGGTTTGATTGTAAGAATCTACAACCGCAGTTGTCACCAATCCTTCTTTTGATAATTAatgtttttctaaatatttgataaaaattaatgtttttctaAATACCAAATAACAATCGGTTATTTGTAAATTGTAATATGTATGCTAAAGTTTGgttgttttctatatttatttgtaCAACCTTTTCCTTTCTCTCAAGAATCATGATAATCATCTGTGACACGCTGTACCATGCGGTGACCACTTTAAAGGGCACCAtaacgagtttttttttttttttttggtaaaagcaCCATAACGAGTtgatttacaaattacaatGAAAGCAGAGTTGAGAAATTTTGGATATAAGACTTTGTAAATTCATAAACCTATTGAGAACATTTACGAACAATATAACATTGATAATTTGCTTTCACGAATTTATGCCACAGTAAAAGGAGAAGTATCAATACATCACTCATCAGAAATCATCACAACGATATGAATATTCGTTCTTAAGACACAGTGAATCTAGTAATAGCGTACGTACGTTCTTGACATTGTAATTCCGTCattacaaacatatatatatcagtatTAATAAAGAGTCAAGTCACCAAAAATGCTGATACATTATGAAATTATTGAACATTAATATCATACTTAGGTAATTTTACTCATTTGAACGTAGCATCCAAgctggaagaagagagtttgGTTCAATCAACGACGATGCACCGCCGttctctcccacaactctctccACAAGGCCATCTCTGCCCATTAAATAATTACGAATCAGAATCTTCCATAGCTAGAGATGTATATTACACAATTAATCATAATCTAAATGTAATTAAGAATGCTActgagagggagagagaggaaACCTGGAGGCGGTTACGCAGTACTGGGGCTGAAGAACTGAAGAATTGTTGGAGCATTGGATTAATTGTCCTTCTTGCTGACCCGtgttcttctccttttccttctCCTTAATCTATCATTATTATAGTTTTAGTCGTTGTTAATACTACAGATGTACGAATTGCATGTTCTGTTTCATATTTACttactatataaatataattagtattatatgTTCTATACAGTAAAAACATAACCACTCTGAAGTTTACAAGTATAGTTGCGTATAGTTGAATATAATACCCAGAAGTTAACAAAagcaatatatatttgtatgtttTATCAAGGTTCTAAATATTAGATCAATTAATGAACCAAACTGTATAATATAGTTTTACAACTAATCGGTGTTTAGTTGGCTGTATCAAAAAGTACAAACGATTGTACTGTTAGTGCctttatatctatgttttcaacATTGGTATTTATTAGaaatactaataataaataaataatcactTTCTAATGCTAAAAGGGTATTAAAAACACTActactaataaataaataaatacaaattaacCACTTCTATTGCTAGCATATTAgtaaccatttaaaaaaaaaaatattgtaggGACTACTAAGTACTAACATACAATACAATTCTTCATGTATATCAGTATTAACCACTTCTATTgctgatatttttataaaacttgtagagaattatttagtaaattaatattttagagacatatgttcatatatatatatatatatattcttatgctatagtaatatagttaaaataatcTTTAGATGTAAAATTTGGTGAGATACTGATATaacatattattgtaaattatttcattttcaacCTTTAGTcccgttttaaattaaatataaccaTTTAATTCAAAACTAACCTTTTTGAGAAGCGTATTATTGTGATCTTGCAAGGCCTTATCCTGATAcatttaaatgaaataaaatatttttattattattctttttttttgtggaacacaaataaaataagcaagttatatatataaaaataaattgttttgatGATGTATCTAATTGAGACACTTTACCTTCTTCTGGAGCGCTGATATGGATTCGAACATAGCTTGGTTCTGCAAATATTACAAATTCATTAAACAAAACTATCACAGATTTCAGCTCAAACTCATAGCCAAAAACCTCACTTTTCGATCTAAATATTTACATAGACATGTAGATGTACTAACGTTCTCGTATTACGTACCTTTCTTGACCTAATGCTCTTGATAGCAGCGTCGAGCTGATGCTCCAAGCTTTGAAGCTCCTTTATGCTCAAGGAATCAAGATCTTCCCCCATAAAATTCCTGCACATTTCAGTTTTCTGATTAGTAATTACTGATGTAACCAGTGTACTTGTAATTATGTTACCTCGCTACCTATCTGATATTACGCCAAGTTTTACCATCAATTTTCCATACAGAAAATGAACATTGTGAGGATCCAAGACACAAATAGCAAGTCTAGTTTAACTTATGTGTAATGTGTTACGATTTCTTACCATTAGGACTAACAAATTGAATAAGTTTACGTTAAACTGCGATTTGATTAAAGCACAGATTGATCTACAATCTTAATTTGACATAATGCACTTGAAGACGATATGGCACTAcatatgtatttataatatACCTTTTATTCTTTTCAAGTACCTCAACTCTTGCCTTGAGCTTAGCATGCTCTAGAACCCAATTTTCCTACAACATTAATTGATATATGATAGAAACTAGTTACTACAAAATACACATAACTGAGCAAGACTTATGAACATAAACATCTAGAAGAAACAAAGCTTAAAACTTACACTTTGTGAAATGTCTCGGCCAACAAGTTGTTTGTCTGAATATAAATAGCGATCATATCGCTCAAGTATCCTTTCCATGCTATATTTCAgagaaaaaacaatcaaaatacACTTCATTAATTTGATCCATGTATATCAGATTAGATTTCAAACGCGTTGTAATGTGTAACATTAATTTGTCACAAAGTGTTAGCCAAGAGCTTACATTGTTTGGTATGCTGACAAAGGATCGCTAAAAGTTAGCATATAAcacaaaaatgtatataaaacctGGCTTTGGTGAGTCCACGAGTCATCATAGAAAATATGCGTACAAATTCAATCTCAATTACCTGACTCGGTTATCTAAGCAAAcggtatgatatatatataatgtatatgaTCGTACAAACAAATATATGTACACTTTAACTCAAAAAGATATATGTACACACTCAAAAATGCATTTATATCAGTACGAACTTACATATATGTTAGTATCCAATGGATTATAGCATATCCTTGTAAATGCTTATTCCATTGTTTCAAATCAACCTTTCTTTTGCTTTCAAATGTATGTTATTGATTAACTATATTATACacgttatatacatatatatattatcctACGTGTCTGTGTGCACGTCCTTGCATACATCAAAAGAGGCAATCAAATCGTGAGTCTGTGTACTAAGTATCATAATTTCATGCTATTTTCTATACATAAACAGCTTTTTCATGCGTCCGTACGTAAAATCCccaaaaaaccctaatttctcgaGCCACTTCTTAgggaaaaaacaaatctacagTAGATATGCAACACAAAGGGACAAGATTTAGATCTAGATTGAGACATACGCTTATGAAACAAATCttactaaaaaatcaagaaagcAGATGGATAAGATCGAtgtgaatatataatataatatatggttTACGAATGAAACCAATAGATAATAATTACCTAGAGTCAGTGGAATATTCGAAGAGTTTGCCTTTGGAAGAGAAGACAACGAGAGCAACCTCAGCATCGCAGAGAACAGAGATCTCATGAGCTTTCTTGAGCAAACCAGACCTTCTCTTTGAGAAAGTAACTTGCCTATTGATCTTGTTCTCTATCCTCTTCAGCTGAACCCTACCCCTTCCCatctctctatcttttctcTCTCCTTAATCTTCAAGAACATGAGAGAGAAATGACAACCCTGAAATGACCAAAGTATatatctctctttctttcctaTCTCTCTCTGGGTATCTTTTGTGttaaattaaatattgttataatttttgtttttatttatttattttttgtggaCTTTTGTTGGGTTTCGCGTGAGTTTACAGTGGCGCAAGCGTGTGAATAGTGACATAAGTGATGTGGTATAAATACGGTATGTTGATGTGAATACATAGACGATGATATTTGGGGAAATAGAGAGAAAAGCCACATAGAGAGTGGAAAAGACCAGAGTGGGGACAAAGTTAAGGGCTGTTTGGTAAATAAACCATATGATGTATTGTCGAGTTCTCATAGGTTGTTTACTTCTGTAGTAATAACTTGTTCGTTAGTTTTGTGCCGCCCCTTTGGCTAACGTTGTTTCCGTACTGTACGGCATTTTTTCTTGCCATTGCTTTTAAGGTTAAGAAAAAACAGATCAAGAACTcgaatctattttttttttacgaccAAGAACTCAAATCTTAATGGgtattaaaggaaaaaaaatgtaattccTTATATGTTTCCATGCAGTAAAATTTTATATGGGCCACTAATGTTTCAAttgtaaaatttgtttttgtcaaaaaatgtaaattttgattagtaattataattttttctttcatgGAGAAACACAGatgattttatctattttatcaACACTTTGCGCTGAGTACAGTTGTCGCTCATGCTTTTTTCAACATTTTGGCATTGTATTTGCAAACACGGAAATATGAAATTTTCTCTAGGCTAGCGTTGATCTTTTTGATCAACATGCATATCTACTATAAATAATCCAGTTGATATATTTACAATTTCTCTTTTGACCGAAAACTAGACTATATATGGGAAGCGAATCTTAAACGTATGATACTCCCAATAGAAAACTAAACTCCATACTATTTACCATTTCATTATCCCTCCTTTAAATAGATAGGTCTGGTATCAATAGGAAGACCCATAATATATGGATATATAGATTTCCAAAAAAAGGTAAAGATCTTTAGTGATTAATTGGTAATGCATTATAgtagtcattttaattttgtaggATTAACATGTAACGCTAGAGTTAtcttctctatcttttgttttttgtaagCAAACACTAGATTTATCttattaacaaataattttgtcTGAAGATTCAACTGTTTTTTTCTTGTGGTTATTGAATAGGGAACGTGTTCCGATAAGAAGTTAACAAACCAACATCCATGTCGGTCCCGTGACTAGTATATGTCTGACTTCTTCGTGATATGCACACCATAATGGATCCAATGTGATTGATAACTGAATGAATATCAAATTATGTAAGAATTGATAACTGATCCAAGGAAtcactttaattatttttacattaCTTGCAGACTTAAATTTTGCTATTTAGCTCCTTTATCGTtggtatttaatttattgttcgATCAGAAAAATACTATTTCTGCAAAACgtctttagaaaataatatattaatcgGCAAATGGTACCGCCTTAGGATTGGCATAGACAAATACTCGCTCAAATCAaatgtatgtaaaagtattatAGACTATATAGTATATACCAAAACTGGACCACATGAACAAAAAGAAATGGACCACATTTGGGTGTTGATGAGCCCTAAACATCTAAATGGGTGGGTAGTACGTAAACATATTTGCATTCTCTGAATCGTTATTAACATAAATTTGGTTCTCTCCTTCGTACGATATATGTTTGCCCTCTTAGATCAAAACTCTgaatctttttctcttctcatACCTTATGTTAAGTCAACATCTCAAGAGCGCATATATTATATCGCACGTTGTCTTGTCAAACCTATATACCAATATATAGTGGACATAAACCCCAAATTGtccataattaatatttatatcaaatcATCTTTTtgtgaaatttgaaattttagacATCAATCGTTAAAAGCTTGTAATTTTTTACGAATATATGTCAACTTAGGACCATTTTAACATCACGCcttgtcttctttttttggtgtgtgtgtgtgtgtgaccACACTGATCAGTACATGATATTTGGTGCGCATATGGTATGgtgataaatgaattttcttgaTATTAAGAAAAGTTGATTTCATCATATAGGCCTtttatcataattataaccttccaTCCATAGGTTTACATATGTGATATTATTATAAACATGATATTCTGAAGAAAAACAAACTTCACATTATTTTCCATTCATTTCAACGCAAATAAAAACTTCacatacttcatatattccttGCTTTGATTGCTCTTATGGAGGGTTGataattttagggtttagatgcAAATACAGAATCGACAACGCACACAGATTTTTCTAAAGCATCTTCTTACTTTGTCTTATTTTGGATTAGATTCTCTGCCACACAACTaattagggctgggcaaataaaccgaacccgaaaatccgaactgaacccgatccgataaaaatgaatccgaaccgaactcggacctaaatggatatccgatagaacccgaaacatttaaaatcacaaaaaaaccttctaccaaatatgatcttaattcttaatatgtatccaaaatactttaagatattattgaacttctaaaataattatctgttACATCAAATGAAGATTGATGGTGGAATGTGGCGGTTGATgcctgaagtttttagattttggttttgtttttattgaataatgtttctcatttcatgagaacttattttttgttttatgatttcatttatatggttttctttatatcactaactatgtttatctttcgcttgattttgaatgatcacgtttgatgttttttcttatttttgaatcgattttacttatgttttggctattaaaatatgtacaaatcatgtattttaaattcgaagaaccgattttatttatgttttagttacaaaataggtacaaatcaggtatttttaaaccgaagaaccgattgggacccgaacccgaaagtacaatgggttataccggttctttgaagatttactaaccccgacccgaacccgatagaacccgaaccggtcccgaaccgaacttttatataacccgaatggggttgaatttgataaacccgaaaaaccgaaacccgaatggataaaaccgaaacctgattgggaccccgaatgcccatgcctacaACTAATCAAAGCCCCATATTTACGAGTCCATTATCTCttcctattttttcttcttctttaataaCATTGTGACGCCCAATAGATTCGCAATCCAATAATTATCTTTTGTAAGTTACAGCTAAGA
The nucleotide sequence above comes from Brassica napus cultivar Da-Ae chromosome A9, Da-Ae, whole genome shotgun sequence. Encoded proteins:
- the LOC106366064 gene encoding agamous-like MADS-box protein AGL8; translation: MGRGRVQLKRIENKINRQVTFSKRRSGLLKKAHEISVLCDAEVALVVFSSKGKLFEYSTDSSMERILERYDRYLYSDKQLVGRDISQSENWVLEHAKLKARVEVLEKNKRNFMGEDLDSLSIKELQSLEHQLDAAIKSIRSRKNQAMFESISALQKKDKALQDHNNTLLKKIKEKEKEKNTGQQEGQLIQCSNNSSVLQPQYCVTASRDGLVERVVGENGGASSLIEPNSLLPAWMLRSNE